One genomic region from Salvia hispanica cultivar TCC Black 2014 chromosome 2, UniMelb_Shisp_WGS_1.0, whole genome shotgun sequence encodes:
- the LOC125205218 gene encoding stemmadenine O-acetyltransferase-like, which yields MSDKIQHLKESLSQTLVTFYPFAGIIRDALSADCNDQGLPFFVAKVKARLSDFLQNPNVELTKKFFPREEKLPGPGDSVMLIQLNCFDCGSIALCIKFNHIIADMGSASTFLQRWAANAQGLGFAPLNCVAQSSFPQKPSLPNNLTPINLLGKYLSAGKFMWRRYVFDASALSILKAQMSSSSPSSTVSRVNVVTAVMLKCFLETVAAEKDVKPVVMTQGVNLRRRVTPPFPDDSFGNLVWPAVSLWRNPEEKELTELVREVKKGIEKIDGEFVSRLGSDGVYELLEALRNEMPQEGTWLAFTSWANIGLSEVDFGWGKPVWMSGYIPQYYESETMIGGNFVILLDSNCGGIEAWSILNEKYIAGFEKNDHIRKYARFNPSVI from the coding sequence ATGAGTGACAAAATACAACATCTAAAGGAGTCACTATCTCAAACTCTGGTCACCTTCTATCCCTTTGCCGGAATTATCAGAGATGCTCTCTCTGCAGACTGCAACGACCAAGGCCTTCCATTCTTCGTCGCCAAAGTGAAGGCTCGATTGAGCGATTTTCTACAAAACCCTAATGTTGAATTGACGAAAAAGTTCTTTCCTAGAGAGGAGAAATTGCCAGGTCCGGGTGATAGTGTAATGTTGATTCAGTTGAACTGTTTCGACTGCGGTAGCATAGCCTTGTGTATCAAGTTTAATCATATAATTGCAGACATGGGTTCAGCCTCGACATTTCTCCAACGTTGGGCAGCCAATGCACAGGGATTAGGGTTTGCTCCCTTGAATTGTGTAGCTCAATCTTCCTTTCCACAAAAGCCCTCACTGCCAAACAACTTAACACCAATTAACTTGCTAGGAAAATACTTGAGCGCCGGGAAGTTTATGTGGAGAAGGTACGTTTTCGATGCTTCTGCCTTATCCATTCTCAAGGCCCAAATGAGTAGCTCTAGCCCTAGCTCCACGGTGTCGCGAGTGAATGTGGTGACCGCTGTGATGTTAAAATGCTTCTTGGAGACGGTGGCCGCCGAGAAAGATGTGAAACCTGTGGTAATGACTCAAGGGGTCAACCTTCGGAGAAGGGTGACGCCCCCATTTCCAGATGATAGTTTTGGTAATTTAGTGTGGCCGGCAGTGAGCTTGTGGAGAAACCCTGAGGAAAAGGAGTTGACAGAACTGGTGAGGGAGGTGAAAAAGGGGATAGAAAAAATAGATGGTGAGTTTGTGAGCCGATTGGGGAGCGATGGTGTGTATGAACTTTTGGAGGCGCTTAGGAATGAGATGCCTCAAGAAGGTACTTGGCTTGCTTTCACCAGTTGGGCAAATATTGGTCTTTCCGAGGTTGATTTTGGGTGGGGGAAACCTGTGTGGATGTCAGGCTACATTCCGCAATACTATGAATCTGAAACTATGATTGGAGGTAATTTTGTCATCTTATTGGATTCCAATTGCGGAGGAATAGAGGCTTGGTCGATtcttaatgaaaaatatattgcaGGGTTTGAGAAAAATGATCATATTCGAAAATATGCTCGTTTTAACCCTAGTGTTATTTGA